A genome region from Arachis duranensis cultivar V14167 chromosome 6, aradu.V14167.gnm2.J7QH, whole genome shotgun sequence includes the following:
- the LOC107491716 gene encoding uncharacterized protein LOC107491716, whose protein sequence is MFAKRLISFLRSSPKSQLSSSTKNVDEGKSKYFGRKAVSFVLITVTGGVALSALDDLAIYHGCSSKAMEQVSKNQALVDAIGEPIVKGPWYNASLAVAHKRHSVSCSFPVSGPQGTGILQLKAVRNGEDTWSSFFLPRDWDILIMDALLHLPGNDERNRTMRINLSDKLASSCTAAACTACVPSPSQNSKAKLSTTQ, encoded by the exons ATGTTCGCCAAGAGACTCATCTCCTTCCTTAGGTCCTCTCCAAAATCTCAGCTTTCAAG TTCCACAAAGAATGTGGATGAAGGCAAGAGCAAATATTTCGGTCGCAAGGCAGTGTCGTTTGTTTTGATTACTGTTACGGGTGGTGTTGCTCTAAGTGCCCTTGATGATCTTGCCATCTATCATGGCTGTAGCAG CAAGGCCATGGAGCAAGTGAGCAAGAACCAGGCATTAGTAGATGCTATTGGAGAACCAATAGTTAAAGGTCCATGGTACAATGCATCTCTGGCGGTAGCTCATAAGAGGCATTCTGTGTCTTGCTCATTTCCTGTTTCTGGACCACAAGGCACAGGTATCTTACAGCTAAAGGCAGTTCGAAATGGAG AGGACACTTGGTCTTCCTTTTTTCTTCCCCGAGATTGGGACATTTTAATCATGGATGCCCTCCTTCATTTACCTGGGAATGATGAAAGGAATAGAACGATGCGGATTAATCTCTCTGACAAGTTGGCTTCTTCTTGTACTGCTGCTGCTTGCACTGCATGCGTACCTTCTCCATCACAAAATTCAAAGGCTAAATTGAGTACCACTCAATGA